In Nerophis lumbriciformis linkage group LG04, RoL_Nlum_v2.1, whole genome shotgun sequence, a single window of DNA contains:
- the ino80c gene encoding INO80 complex subunit C: MAAQLPTTIKSQSVAANSACIRGKKRPNSPAVCTAAAQPASGSNKKKKPQIMATLATLNQMSAVEAMCDMKSSGSVDNTPTTTTESTQARPPPFKDPTFMHSGIGGAAAGKKNRTWKNLKQILALERTLPWKLNDPNYYNIDAPPSLKPAKKYSDISGLPANYTDPQTKLRFTSSEEFSYIRLLPTDVVTGYLALRKATCIVP, from the exons ATGGCAGCGCAACTTCCCACAACTATCAAGAGCCAGTCGGTGGCCGCAAATTCTGCTTGTATACGCGGAAAGAAACGTCCCAATAGTCCGGCGGTGTGTACTGCTGCTGCTCAGCCTGCTAGCGGCAGCAACAAGAAGAAGAAACCCCAAATAATGGCGACACTTGCTACACTGAATCAG ATGTCAGCAGTAGAAGCAATGTGTGATATGAAGTCAAGTGGATCAGTGGACAACACTCCAACTACCACCACAGAATCTACTCAAGCCAGACCACCGCCGTTTAAAGACCCTACCTTCATG CATTCTGGGATTGGCGGAGCTGCAGCAGGCAAAAAGAACAGAACCTGGAAGAATCTTAAGCAAATTCTGGCTTTGGAACGAACGCTACCTTGGAAACTGAACGACCCTAACT ACTACAACATCGACGCTCCTCCCTCGttgaaaccagccaaaaaatacTCCGACATCTCGGGATTACCT GCCAACTACACAGACCCCCAGACCAAACTGCGCTTCACATCCTCAGAGGAGTTCTCCTACATCCGCCTCCTCCCCACTGATGTGGTGACTGGCTACCTGGCTCTGCGGAAGGCCACCTGCATCGTACCTTGA